The following nucleotide sequence is from Methanomassiliicoccales archaeon.
TCAAGCGCTTCGGCGTGCGCGTCATAGGGGTGGTAAAGGGCGAACCGATCCTTACCGACGTCACGATGGAGGACGCGAAGAGAGCGCACCTGGACCGGGAATTCGACGAGATCCTGTCCACCGGGCAGTTCGCCGTCGGACTGGACATCGATCGGGTGGGGGACAGGCTGGCGGAAGAGCTTCGTTCCGCCGACCTGATCATCGCCAAGGGCATGGCCAACTTCGAGGCGCTCTCCGACGAGGAACTGGGCCCGATCCTCTACCTCATGAAGGCCAAGTGCTCACCGGTCGCCCGGGCCATAGGCGCCAAGCGCAACGACAACGTGGCTCGCCTCGCGCTTTGAGCTCCGCACCTCACACTTTAAATACGAACGCCAGGATTCGTCGCTAGGGTTTCTCGCTATGATCCACGGCGTGGGACAAGCGGTGGTGCTGGTGGGCGGAGAGGGGACGAGGCTCCGTCCCTTGACCAACCGGCGCCCCAAGCCTCTGCTGCCGGTCCTCGGGCGACCGTGCGTCGAGTATTCGTTGCGCTCGCTTTCCTCTGCTGGTATCGGCCGTGTCTTCCTTGCTTGTAGCTACCATTCTGATGCGGTCTTGAACGCCCTCGGTGACGGCAGCGAAATGGGCTTGAACATGACCTACGCCTTCGAAGAGCAACCCATGGGCACGGCGGGAGCGGTCAAGCTGCTGGAGAAGAGGCTCGACCGCACCTTCGTCGTGGTCATGGGCGACACCTTGATGGACATCGATCTGGAGGCGGTCATCCGATCGCATCATGAGAACGGAGCAATGGTGACCATTGCCTTGACGGAAGTGGACAGGCCGACGGAGTTCGGCATCGTCGGTCTGGACGAGAACGATCGCATAGTCCGCTTCAAAGAGAAGCCACATCCCAACGAGGTGTTCTCCAATCTCATCAATGCCGGCGTGTACGTCATCGAGAGGGATGCGTTCTCCCACGTTCCAGACGGCACGAAGTTCGATTTCTCCAAGAACCTCTTCCCCAGACTGCTGGAGGCGGGGCATCCCTTATTCGGCTCCAGGTTGAAGGGCATGTGGAAGGACATCGGACGACCTCAGGATCTTCTAGAGGCGAACATAAGTATGGCGGAGAGACGAGGCGTGGATATGACCATCGAAGGCGCGGATGTGCGAGGAAAGGTCGTCGCCTCGGAGCTGCGAGCGAAAGGCGCAAAGATACGAGGCCCCGCCTTCTTTGGGAAAGGAGTGGTGCTCGGCAACGGTTCGTGGCTCACCGAATGCGCTATCGGCGAGAGCACGCAGGTG
It contains:
- a CDS encoding NDP-sugar synthase, whose protein sequence is MIHGVGQAVVLVGGEGTRLRPLTNRRPKPLLPVLGRPCVEYSLRSLSSAGIGRVFLACSYHSDAVLNALGDGSEMGLNMTYAFEEQPMGTAGAVKLLEKRLDRTFVVVMGDTLMDIDLEAVIRSHHENGAMVTIALTEVDRPTEFGIVGLDENDRIVRFKEKPHPNEVFSNLINAGVYVIERDAFSHVPDGTKFDFSKNLFPRLLEAGHPLFGSRLKGMWKDIGRPQDLLEANISMAERRGVDMTIEGADVRGKVVASELRAKGAKIRGPAFFGKGVVLGNGSWLTECAIGESTQVGERAHIERSLVLSKAFIGPGAKLEGCVVGDACVVGEGAVLSDCILGDEVRVRPGESLKGITLE